In Aliamphritea ceti, a single window of DNA contains:
- a CDS encoding peroxiredoxin has protein sequence MAVLVGKNAPDFTAPAVLGNGEIVDAFTLSEATKGKKAVVFFYPLDFTFVCPSELLAFDHRIEEFAKRGVEVIGVSIDSHFSHNAWRNTPVEAGGIGPVKYTLVADMTHSICKDYDVESEGGVAFRGSFLIDEDGLVRHQVVNDLPLGRNVDEMLRMVDALAFHQKNGEVCPAGWSEGDEGMVASPEGVASYLSDNADKL, from the coding sequence ATGGCCGTATTAGTAGGTAAGAACGCTCCAGACTTTACAGCTCCAGCAGTACTGGGAAACGGTGAAATCGTTGATGCTTTTACACTGTCTGAAGCAACTAAAGGCAAGAAAGCTGTTGTATTCTTCTACCCACTGGACTTCACTTTCGTATGTCCTTCTGAGCTGCTGGCTTTCGATCACCGTATCGAAGAGTTCGCTAAGCGTGGCGTTGAAGTAATCGGTGTTTCTATCGACTCTCACTTCTCTCACAATGCATGGCGTAACACACCTGTTGAAGCAGGTGGTATCGGTCCTGTTAAGTACACTCTGGTTGCTGACATGACTCACAGCATCTGTAAAGATTACGATGTTGAATCTGAAGGTGGTGTTGCTTTCCGTGGTTCTTTCCTGATCGACGAAGATGGTCTGGTACGTCACCAGGTTGTTAACGATCTGCCACTGGGCCGTAACGTTGACGAAATGCTGCGTATGGTTGATGCGCTGGCTTTCCACCAGAAGAACGGTGAAGTTTGCCCGGCTGGTTGGAGCGAAGGTGATGAAGGTATGGTTGCTTCTCCTGAAGGTGTTGCAAGCTACCTGTCTGACAACGCTGACAAGCTGTAA